A genome region from Bacteroidales bacterium includes the following:
- a CDS encoding 50S ribosomal protein L28 — protein sequence MSKICQITGKQALVGNNVSHSKRRTKRRFNVNLFTKKFYWVEQDCWIDLNVSAAGLRLINKIGLDAALKQAAQKGFI from the coding sequence ATGTCAAAAATTTGTCAAATTACCGGAAAGCAAGCGTTGGTTGGCAATAACGTATCTCACTCTAAAAGACGTACAAAGAGAAGATTCAATGTCAACTTGTTTACAAAGAAGTTTTACTGGGTAGAGCAAGATTGTTGGATTGACCTCAACGTATCTGCTGCAGGACTTCGTTTAATTAACAAAATTGGTCTTGATGCAGCATTGAAACAAGCTGCTCAAAAAGGTTTTATTTAA
- the rpmG gene encoding 50S ribosomal protein L33, whose product MAKKAKGNRVQVILECTEHKESGMPGTSRYITTKNRKNTTERLELKKYNPILKRVTVHKEIK is encoded by the coding sequence ATGGCAAAGAAAGCTAAAGGTAACAGAGTTCAAGTAATTCTTGAGTGTACAGAGCATAAAGAGAGCGGTATGCCTGGTACTTCACGTTACATTACAACAAAGAACCGTAAGAATACCACCGAGAGGTTGGAACTTAAAAAATACAATCCTATCTTAAAACGTGTAACAGTTCATAAAGAGATAAAATAA
- a CDS encoding DUF4295 domain-containing protein, which translates to MAKKTVASLQKGEGRTYSKVIKMVKSPKTGAYIFEEEMVPNEKVNEKLAK; encoded by the coding sequence ATGGCAAAGAAAACAGTCGCATCATTGCAAAAAGGTGAGGGACGTACCTACTCAAAAGTAATTAAAATGGTAAAGTCTCCTAAAACAGGTGCATATATCTTCGAAGAGGAGATGGTACCAAACGAGAAAGTAAACGAGAAACTTGCAAAATAA
- the ftsY gene encoding signal recognition particle-docking protein FtsY has product MGFFDFFSKKEKETLDKGLEKTKTGVFSKLAHIVAGRSKVDDDLLDDLEEVLITSDVGIETTLRIIERIQQRVARDKYLSSSELQTILREEIVALLTENSTTDGNGFDTPTDRHPYVIMVVGVNGVGKTTTIGKLAYQFKKAGKKVYLGAADTFRAAAVEQLDIWGERVGVPVIKQQMGSDPASVAFDTLSSAKANDADVVIIDTAGRLHNKVGLMNELAKIRRVMDKVVPGAPDEILLVLDGSTGQNAFEQAKQFMAATEINALAVTKLDGTAKGGVVIGISDQFKIPVKYIGLGEGIEDLQPFNRKEFVDSLFSEKE; this is encoded by the coding sequence ATGGGATTTTTTGATTTCTTCTCTAAAAAAGAGAAAGAGACATTAGACAAAGGTTTAGAGAAGACCAAGACAGGAGTCTTTTCAAAACTTGCACATATAGTAGCAGGAAGAAGCAAAGTAGATGATGATTTGCTTGATGATTTGGAAGAGGTGCTAATTACGTCAGATGTAGGAATCGAAACAACACTACGTATAATTGAGCGTATTCAGCAACGTGTTGCACGAGATAAATATCTCTCATCATCAGAGTTGCAAACTATTTTGCGTGAAGAGATAGTTGCTCTTTTAACAGAAAACTCTACAACCGATGGTAACGGATTTGATACACCAACAGATCGTCATCCCTATGTTATAATGGTAGTAGGAGTAAACGGAGTAGGAAAAACAACTACCATAGGAAAACTCGCATATCAATTCAAAAAAGCAGGAAAGAAAGTATATCTTGGTGCTGCCGATACATTCCGAGCGGCTGCAGTTGAGCAGTTAGATATTTGGGGTGAGCGAGTTGGAGTTCCAGTAATCAAACAACAGATGGGCAGCGATCCTGCATCAGTAGCATTTGATACACTCTCTTCGGCAAAAGCAAACGATGCCGATGTCGTAATCATCGATACAGCAGGGCGTCTTCATAACAAAGTAGGATTGATGAACGAGTTAGCAAAAATCCGAAGAGTTATGGATAAAGTTGTTCCCGGTGCTCCTGATGAGATATTGCTTGTATTGGATGGCTCAACAGGACAAAATGCCTTTGAGCAAGCAAAACAATTTATGGCAGCCACTGAAATCAACGCACTTGCAGTAACAAAACTTGATGGAACAGCAAAAGGAGGAGTTGTAATAGGAATATCTGACCAATTTAAAATACCTGTAAAATATATAGGATTAGGCGAGGGCATTGAGGATTTACAACCATTCAACCGTAAAGAGTTTGTAGATTCATTGTTTAGCGAAAAAGAGTAA